Proteins encoded by one window of Vampirovibrionales bacterium:
- the mutL gene encoding DNA mismatch repair endonuclease MutL encodes MSLASPAASAARIRVLPEALVNRIAAGEVVERPASVVKELVENALDAGATRIDIVAGAGGRTLRVADNGGGMTPDDAQRAFLNHATSKLSDDDDLTHIETLGFRGEALASIAAVARVVCETRRSDSPVGCRVRISGSDPVARLEDAGCAPGTVMEISDLFYNAPARLKFLKKPGSELAAIEELIEALAIANPRVRFTLTVNDRQTLSTRGEGDLRDALREALSLGEDAQALLPIAFEDDALGLQLSGFISPPTHLKSARRWLLTYVNGRIVRCGVLSKAIESAYASLAPSGRFPYGAIFLTLPLSDVDVNVHPAKREVRYAQPNVIFSFVRHGVARALEEAGVSALLGDSPNGALTPAAGAPSQAPDSLWARGAGNAGLSPSGSDGTFRQGAFGFSHSGVSHSGSSPSALSHSGLYRPLEAAAGAEGLTSPAAARDDEAPFHVIGQLFNTYILLETPQGLMVVDQHIACERAAFEAFKRQTLPEAAQSQGRLLDIVLPMSPTRRALLGEHQDALASLGYVFLLDEAEPGGVRVRGVPALDAERLDPLVALEALLAHLEETGEPVIDRDLLMATMACHSSVRAGDTLSREAMTRIIERWLACRLPWTCPHGRPIAHTIRAEELNRFFDRPGLPGGS; translated from the coding sequence ATGAGCCTCGCCAGCCCCGCCGCCTCCGCCGCGCGGATTCGCGTCTTACCCGAAGCGCTGGTCAACCGTATCGCCGCTGGCGAAGTCGTCGAACGACCTGCATCGGTCGTCAAGGAACTCGTCGAAAACGCGCTGGACGCCGGCGCGACGCGCATTGATATCGTCGCCGGCGCCGGAGGGCGCACCCTGCGCGTGGCCGACAACGGGGGCGGCATGACCCCCGACGACGCCCAACGGGCGTTTCTCAACCATGCGACCAGCAAACTCAGTGACGACGATGATCTGACGCACATCGAGACCCTCGGATTTCGCGGCGAGGCGCTGGCCAGCATCGCCGCCGTGGCGCGCGTGGTTTGCGAAACCCGCCGTAGCGACAGCCCCGTGGGCTGCAGGGTACGCATCAGCGGTTCAGACCCCGTCGCGCGCCTCGAAGACGCTGGCTGCGCGCCGGGAACCGTGATGGAGATCAGCGATCTGTTTTATAACGCCCCCGCACGCCTCAAGTTTCTTAAAAAGCCGGGTTCAGAGCTGGCTGCTATCGAAGAGTTGATCGAGGCGCTGGCCATCGCTAACCCCCGCGTGCGCTTTACGCTCACCGTCAACGACCGCCAGACGCTTTCTACGCGCGGCGAAGGCGATCTGCGCGACGCCCTGCGCGAGGCCCTCTCACTGGGAGAGGACGCGCAGGCCTTATTGCCCATCGCGTTTGAAGACGACGCGCTGGGCCTTCAGCTTAGCGGCTTCATTTCGCCGCCGACGCATCTCAAGAGCGCCCGACGGTGGCTGCTGACGTATGTCAACGGGCGCATCGTGCGCTGCGGCGTACTCTCAAAAGCGATTGAATCGGCCTATGCGTCGCTGGCGCCGAGCGGGCGCTTTCCGTACGGGGCGATTTTCCTGACCCTGCCGTTATCAGACGTCGACGTTAATGTGCATCCAGCCAAGCGCGAAGTGCGTTATGCGCAACCCAACGTGATTTTCTCCTTCGTGCGCCATGGCGTGGCCCGCGCCCTGGAAGAGGCAGGCGTCAGCGCGCTGCTGGGCGACTCTCCCAACGGCGCGCTGACGCCTGCGGCGGGCGCGCCATCTCAAGCGCCCGACTCGCTCTGGGCAAGAGGCGCGGGTAACGCGGGATTGTCGCCGTCAGGCTCAGACGGGACGTTTCGACAGGGCGCTTTCGGATTTTCGCATTCAGGCGTCTCGCATTCAGGAAGCTCCCCTTCAGCACTCTCGCATTCGGGGCTTTATCGTCCTCTGGAGGCTGCCGCCGGGGCGGAAGGGCTGACCTCGCCAGCGGCGGCGCGCGACGACGAGGCGCCGTTTCATGTGATTGGGCAGCTCTTTAACACGTACATCCTGCTGGAAACCCCCCAAGGGCTGATGGTCGTCGATCAGCACATTGCCTGCGAGCGCGCGGCCTTTGAGGCCTTCAAGCGCCAGACGCTCCCGGAGGCCGCCCAGAGTCAGGGACGGCTGCTGGATATCGTCTTGCCAATGAGCCCCACGCGCCGGGCGCTCTTGGGCGAGCATCAGGACGCGTTGGCGTCGCTGGGTTACGTCTTCCTGCTGGATGAGGCAGAGCCCGGCGGCGTGCGGGTGCGCGGCGTCCCGGCGCTGGATGCCGAGCGCCTTGATCCGCTCGTCGCGCTGGAGGCCCTGCTCGCCCATCTGGAAGAAACCGGCGAGCCCGTGATAGATCGCGACTTGCTGATGGCGACCATGGCTTGCCACAGCTCGGTTCGCGCAGGCGATACGCTCTCGCGCGAGGCCATGACGCGCATTATCGAGCGCTGGCTGGCCTGCCGCCTGCCGTGGACCTGCCCGCACGGGCGGCCCATCGCGCACACCATTCGCGCCGAAGAACTGAACCGGTTTTTTGATCGCCCTGGCCTTCCTGGCGGGTCATAA